The following are encoded in a window of Ruficoccus amylovorans genomic DNA:
- a CDS encoding phage Gp37/Gp68 family protein has translation MAENTKIEWCDHTFNPWMGCTKVSPGCAHCYAETRMDKRLHKVRWGKGQPRQRTGVANWKLPLKWDGEAQKATGAFDESFFNQAKLSQKRPRVFCASLADWLDHEVPTQWRVDLLNLIEQTHNLDWLLLSKRPESWSARLHEAMGGGSELARRWLNGEPPANIWVGTTVENQLLADERIPALLRIPANVRFLSCEPLLGPVNLSAIPTGEGHGLNEAFPRITMNPLRRALRDAPHVHWVITGGESGPNARPMHQDWARSLRDQCAAASVPFLFKQWGEWRPADDRDSDRPHWVGIPDGSEEDFSDSPMVRVGKKAAGRLLDAVEHNEFPQP, from the coding sequence ATGGCTGAGAACACCAAAATCGAATGGTGCGACCACACTTTTAACCCGTGGATGGGTTGCACGAAGGTTTCCCCCGGCTGCGCTCACTGCTACGCGGAAACGCGAATGGACAAGCGCCTGCACAAAGTCCGCTGGGGCAAAGGGCAACCCCGCCAGCGTACTGGCGTTGCTAACTGGAAATTGCCGCTGAAGTGGGACGGTGAAGCTCAGAAAGCAACTGGCGCTTTTGATGAAAGCTTTTTCAACCAGGCCAAATTGTCCCAAAAACGCCCCCGCGTGTTCTGTGCCTCGCTCGCCGACTGGCTCGACCACGAGGTTCCGACGCAGTGGCGGGTTGACCTCCTTAATCTCATTGAGCAAACACACAATCTCGACTGGCTCCTGTTGAGCAAGCGACCCGAGTCATGGAGTGCACGGTTGCATGAAGCAATGGGTGGAGGCTCAGAGTTGGCGCGTAGATGGCTTAATGGCGAGCCTCCCGCAAATATTTGGGTCGGTACAACGGTCGAGAATCAGTTGTTGGCCGACGAGCGTATTCCCGCCCTGTTACGTATCCCGGCGAATGTTCGCTTCTTGTCCTGCGAGCCGCTGCTCGGGCCGGTCAATCTTTCCGCTATACCCACAGGTGAAGGCCACGGTCTAAATGAGGCTTTCCCGCGCATTACGATGAACCCGCTTCGCCGGGCATTACGAGATGCGCCTCATGTTCATTGGGTCATAACCGGCGGCGAGAGCGGCCCCAACGCCCGCCCGATGCACCAGGACTGGGCACGTTCACTACGCGATCAATGCGCGGCGGCGTCGGTCCCGTTCCTCTTTAAACAATGGGGCGAGTGGCGACCAGCGGACGACAGGGATTCAGATCGCCCGCATTGGGTCGGCATCCCAGACGGCAGCGAGGAAGACTTCTCGGACTCGCCAATGGTGAGAGTCGGCAAGAAAGCTGCCGGTCGCCTCCTCGACGCCGTCGAGCACAACGAGTTCCCTCAGCCGTGA
- a CDS encoding ASCH domain-containing protein, translating into MKLAEKDVIQWNARYPIGTKVTRYKLINPLREPEETETRSTAWVAGGHSALVKVEGVAGGVLIESLVPVVSPEVQVLLRQKPVIPALSIRQPWAWLIVNGHKDIENRDWTTNYRGPVFVHASKTFGPSEREDCEYVSEDYKIDMPADFALGGIVGLAHIVDCVDSHESPWFFGKHGLVLKDSRLLPFTACKGSLGFFTPKIDAILGGER; encoded by the coding sequence GTGAAGCTGGCCGAGAAAGACGTTATCCAGTGGAACGCCCGCTATCCTATCGGCACGAAGGTCACGCGCTACAAGCTGATTAATCCGCTGCGTGAGCCGGAGGAAACGGAGACACGTTCAACCGCATGGGTGGCAGGCGGCCATAGCGCCCTTGTCAAAGTCGAAGGCGTGGCCGGTGGTGTTCTCATCGAGTCGCTTGTCCCTGTCGTCTCTCCCGAGGTACAAGTCTTGTTGAGGCAAAAGCCGGTCATCCCGGCGCTGTCTATCCGTCAACCGTGGGCCTGGCTCATCGTGAACGGGCACAAGGACATTGAGAATCGCGATTGGACGACCAACTACCGCGGCCCGGTCTTCGTTCACGCCAGCAAGACGTTTGGCCCGAGCGAACGCGAAGACTGTGAGTATGTCTCCGAAGACTACAAGATCGACATGCCTGCCGATTTCGCCCTGGGCGGCATCGTCGGACTTGCGCACATCGTCGATTGCGTGGACAGCCACGAGTCGCCTTGGTTCTTCGGCAAGCATGGGCTGGTCTTGAAGGACTCGCGCCTGCTTCCGTTTACCGCCTGCAAGGGCTCGCTCGGTTTTTTCACACCCAAGATCGACGCCATACTGGGAGGTGAGCGATGA
- a CDS encoding RsmD family RNA methyltransferase: MPITLTNDVRAVLERSTITADSLTLPPQQLDRKLYEAVNKVLVAAGGKWNRSAKAHVFASDPRECLGLALKSGKVTSKKQKLQAFYTPADLAARVVTLADVSGCTVLEPSAGAGALAKECKARGASHIDAVEINRDCEKQLDEVCDDVFLMDFLEMEPPPVLEHDRVVMNPPFTKNQDIAHVRHALKFLKPGGRLVAIMAGNTERKAFRDMMDAFAQSSAHPIIFELPAGAFKESGTNVQTIILTVTKG, translated from the coding sequence ATGCCTATCACTCTTACAAACGACGTTCGCGCAGTTCTCGAACGCTCAACCATCACGGCGGATAGCCTGACGCTCCCGCCTCAACAGCTTGACCGCAAGCTCTACGAAGCCGTGAACAAGGTGCTCGTCGCTGCCGGTGGCAAGTGGAACCGGTCGGCGAAGGCTCACGTCTTTGCCTCAGACCCGCGTGAATGCCTTGGCCTCGCGCTGAAGTCTGGCAAAGTGACCAGCAAGAAGCAGAAACTACAAGCGTTCTACACACCTGCTGATCTTGCGGCCCGCGTGGTGACTCTGGCTGACGTGTCCGGTTGCACGGTGCTTGAGCCGAGCGCAGGAGCCGGGGCGCTGGCGAAGGAATGCAAAGCCCGGGGTGCCAGCCACATTGACGCCGTCGAAATTAACCGCGACTGCGAGAAGCAACTGGATGAAGTCTGCGACGACGTGTTCCTGATGGACTTTCTAGAGATGGAGCCGCCGCCTGTCCTCGAACATGACCGCGTGGTGATGAATCCTCCGTTCACGAAGAATCAGGACATCGCCCACGTGCGTCACGCTCTCAAGTTCCTCAAGCCCGGCGGTCGGCTCGTCGCCATCATGGCCGGAAACACCGAGCGCAAGGCTTTCCGTGACATGATGGACGCCTTTGCCCAGTCGTCAGCACACCCGATCATCTTTGAACTGCCTGCAGGTGCCTTCAAGGAGTCAGGCACGAATGTGCAGACCATCATCTTAACCGTCACCAAGGGATAG
- a CDS encoding CopG family ribbon-helix-helix protein: MNTKINSKKQTHGRAPGKTQISISLPENLVERIDKLAEEENRNRSNFIATHLERLADGEVFTTNGSK, encoded by the coding sequence ATGAACACAAAGATCAACTCCAAGAAACAGACTCACGGCCGGGCTCCCGGCAAGACGCAAATCTCGATCAGCCTGCCGGAGAATCTGGTGGAGCGTATCGACAAGCTCGCCGAAGAGGAGAATCGCAATCGTTCCAACTTCATTGCGACCCACCTCGAGCGCTTGGCCGACGGCGAAGTCTTCACCACCAATGGGAGCAAGTAG